In one window of Saprospiraceae bacterium DNA:
- a CDS encoding T9SS type A sorting domain-containing protein: protein MEKTNFTFDFRRLKNFQSGLNLVFSICLVWLVVFNPTRTLQAQCSLACNSLIQVSLDANCQATVTAAMMLNDTLTSCPSGQFTVRVLKYDIPIPTSPVVTGAYVGETLKVEIRDNISGNRCWGWAKIEDKLPPTIYCGRDTIPCFIASTHAPDAYDGCGLDTVILTDEIITPLSCNPLYIKQVVRKYIAYDIWGNKSPECSDTILLKRFDTARVICPPSWTVALSNAINCKDIQYNRIPLDKNGHPHPDYAGVPKYSDTISKSPLEIETIDIWPVRDIYCNIAVTYEDIDLGVINCVQKYMRMWTIREWWCNTEIVRVCMQFIEVVDREAPYVHAPYDFEATTDGGYKCQATVNIPPAIVFDSCNNKDVRVDLVYPGGIKPNSNGGVVVLPVGDNKIYYRAYDKCYNLGVDSLIVTVLDKTAPVAVCDRETVVSLSIYGTTHVYAKTFDDGSYDDCHIDSFLVRRMDNGAPCGQNIWWFRPYVEFCCADVGQTVTVIFRAKDKHGNYNDCMVQVEVQDKIKPTCHPPKDLTVACDFHFDINDLSVFGVMQRDSAYFNKARKITYNGVGGVPVTINFHDGFAHDNCDFDIEATHVDYRTQCNVGTIVRTWVVSDANGSETCTQTITFQNFNPYNFANIWWPRDTTLYMCLDPDRLTPDSLNLYPTLHNETKCDLLGISWQDHLFRIVQGGDACYKIIRKWKVIDWCQVVYTPSGAQFQVATHDQIIKVNNLVDPTLNAIPTQDTTVCTLDSCTNGYISLVAYGEDDCTPDDEIAWEYLIDAYNNGTFDIVHSGVGNVINASGRYPLGTHKIKYVFEDRCGNKTAEERLFTILNCKEPTPYCINGVAIDLMPLDTNRDGTIDWGMIEVWANDVDQGSYGACKNPIVLSFSADTNHRSIVFDCNTLGQQTVQMWVTDRLTGKQAFCRTFIEVQDNNKACGQTIQGGTINGLISNREDNQTMNDVEVSLVDQNAQGKPTISKVVTAGNGKYAFSNMPLNNGNYNVIASRNADPLNGVSTADIVKIQRHILGIETLTSPYKTIAADVNSDLNITSKDIVDLRRLILGINSRFTNSESWAFVDASYQFVNTGDEVLKEKWPRSYKIDPFNRDMNGIDFKGIKIGDITGNASAGFNNFVSRNNPSRLELIAQEFAFAPGAEVVVPIHSLQNVELSGMQFTLQYDPRVLEFTEVQSASCNISQDNLGFISPTKGYITLSWNTHVDIDVNNGDKLFTLKFKALSQGTLSNALQFNSIITPALAFNAAVEDMDLNLGFRNQNGTVKTQQGLVVYQNQPNPFSEFTVVGFDLPEAAQTSITVYDLNSKVLYKNVMNGTKGYNQFELNTSQLGATGVLFYQLDAAGYSVTKRMVVIK, encoded by the coding sequence ATGGAGAAAACGAATTTTACGTTTGACTTCCGCAGATTAAAAAATTTTCAGTCAGGTTTAAACCTGGTTTTTTCTATCTGCCTTGTGTGGCTGGTAGTATTTAATCCCACCAGAACACTCCAAGCTCAATGTTCATTGGCTTGTAACTCACTCATTCAAGTTTCATTAGATGCCAACTGTCAAGCTACAGTTACAGCAGCAATGATGTTGAATGATACATTAACTTCTTGTCCAAGCGGACAGTTTACAGTCAGGGTTTTAAAATACGATATACCCATTCCTACTTCACCGGTAGTAACAGGGGCGTATGTAGGCGAAACACTGAAAGTTGAAATTCGCGACAACATCTCTGGAAACAGATGTTGGGGATGGGCAAAAATTGAAGACAAATTACCACCTACAATTTATTGTGGCAGGGACACCATTCCTTGTTTTATAGCTTCAACTCATGCTCCTGATGCATATGATGGTTGCGGATTGGATACCGTTATCCTAACCGATGAGATCATTACTCCATTATCATGTAATCCTCTTTACATAAAACAAGTTGTGCGTAAATATATAGCATACGACATTTGGGGAAATAAATCTCCGGAATGCAGTGATACTATATTATTGAAGCGATTTGATACAGCCAGGGTGATTTGTCCGCCAAGCTGGACAGTTGCGTTGTCTAATGCAATAAATTGTAAAGACATACAATACAACAGAATCCCGCTCGATAAGAATGGCCATCCCCACCCCGATTATGCCGGTGTTCCAAAATATTCAGATACGATTTCAAAATCACCATTGGAGATTGAAACTATAGATATCTGGCCGGTAAGAGATATTTATTGCAATATTGCTGTGACTTATGAGGACATTGATTTAGGTGTTATCAATTGTGTTCAAAAGTATATGAGGATGTGGACCATCAGAGAGTGGTGGTGTAATACAGAAATCGTGCGAGTTTGTATGCAGTTTATTGAAGTTGTAGACAGAGAAGCACCTTATGTGCATGCGCCTTATGATTTTGAAGCAACTACCGATGGTGGTTACAAATGTCAGGCGACTGTCAACATTCCTCCTGCTATTGTATTCGATTCTTGCAATAACAAAGATGTAAGGGTAGACCTGGTTTATCCGGGAGGAATCAAACCCAATTCAAATGGTGGTGTTGTGGTATTGCCAGTAGGAGACAATAAAATTTATTATCGTGCTTACGATAAATGTTACAATCTGGGTGTTGATTCGCTCATCGTAACGGTTTTGGATAAGACCGCTCCTGTGGCAGTCTGTGACAGGGAAACTGTTGTATCGCTTTCTATCTATGGTACTACACACGTATATGCGAAAACATTTGACGATGGCAGTTATGATGATTGTCACATCGATTCATTCCTGGTTCGCCGAATGGATAATGGTGCACCCTGTGGACAAAACATTTGGTGGTTCAGACCATATGTTGAGTTCTGTTGTGCAGATGTCGGTCAAACGGTGACTGTGATTTTTAGGGCAAAGGACAAACATGGTAACTACAACGATTGTATGGTACAGGTGGAGGTACAGGATAAAATTAAACCAACTTGTCATCCACCAAAAGATCTCACCGTTGCTTGTGATTTCCATTTTGACATCAACGATTTAAGTGTATTTGGTGTCATGCAAAGAGATTCTGCGTACTTCAACAAAGCAAGAAAAATTACTTATAATGGCGTTGGTGGAGTTCCGGTGACTATTAATTTCCACGATGGATTTGCTCATGACAATTGTGATTTTGATATTGAGGCAACTCATGTAGATTACAGAACCCAATGTAATGTTGGAACCATTGTAAGAACCTGGGTAGTCAGTGATGCGAATGGTTCTGAAACTTGCACTCAAACCATTACGTTCCAGAATTTCAATCCCTACAACTTTGCTAACATTTGGTGGCCACGAGATACAACTCTTTACATGTGTCTTGATCCGGACAGGCTTACACCGGATTCTTTAAATCTTTATCCGACACTTCACAACGAAACCAAATGCGATCTCTTAGGCATCAGCTGGCAAGATCATTTGTTTAGAATTGTTCAGGGAGGGGATGCTTGTTATAAAATTATACGTAAATGGAAAGTGATTGATTGGTGCCAGGTTGTGTATACACCTTCCGGTGCACAATTCCAGGTTGCCACTCATGACCAGATCATTAAGGTAAATAATCTTGTTGACCCAACATTGAATGCCATTCCTACTCAGGATACCACTGTATGTACTCTGGATTCCTGTACCAACGGGTATATCAGTCTGGTTGCCTATGGTGAAGATGATTGTACTCCGGATGACGAAATCGCATGGGAATATTTAATTGATGCATACAACAACGGCACATTTGACATCGTGCACTCAGGTGTTGGAAATGTAATCAATGCAAGTGGAAGATATCCTTTAGGTACACATAAGATTAAATACGTTTTTGAAGATCGTTGCGGAAATAAAACTGCAGAAGAAAGGTTGTTTACGATCCTGAATTGTAAAGAGCCCACTCCATACTGTATCAATGGTGTAGCCATCGATCTTATGCCTCTTGATACCAACAGAGATGGTACAATCGACTGGGGTATGATTGAAGTTTGGGCCAATGATGTGGATCAGGGAAGTTATGGAGCTTGCAAAAATCCAATCGTCTTGAGTTTTTCTGCAGATACTAATCATCGGTCAATAGTCTTTGATTGTAATACACTGGGACAACAGACTGTTCAAATGTGGGTTACAGACAGGCTTACAGGAAAGCAAGCTTTTTGCAGGACTTTTATTGAGGTTCAGGATAACAACAAGGCCTGTGGACAAACAATCCAAGGTGGTACAATCAATGGTTTGATTTCAAACAGAGAAGACAATCAAACCATGAATGATGTTGAAGTGAGCCTTGTTGATCAGAATGCACAAGGCAAGCCAACGATATCCAAAGTTGTGACTGCGGGAAATGGTAAGTATGCATTTTCAAATATGCCACTGAATAATGGAAATTACAATGTAATTGCTTCGAGGAATGCCGATCCTCTGAATGGTGTTTCTACAGCAGATATCGTAAAAATTCAACGTCATATTTTAGGCATTGAAACATTGACATCTCCATACAAGACAATTGCAGCTGATGTTAACAGCGATTTGAATATCACTTCGAAAGATATCGTTGATTTGAGAAGATTGATATTAGGTATCAACTCCAGGTTTACCAACAGCGAAAGCTGGGCATTTGTCGATGCCTCCTACCAATTTGTAAACACAGGGGATGAAGTATTGAAAGAAAAGTGGCCAAGATCTTACAAAATTGATCCTTTCAACAGAGATATGAACGGAATCGATTTTAAGGGAATTAAAATTGGAGATATTACAGGTAATGCATCAGCAGGCTTCAACAACTTTGTATCCAGAAATAATCCTTCCAGACTTGAGTTGATTGCACAGGAGTTTGCATTCGCTCCAGGTGCTGAGGTTGTTGTTCCTATTCATAGCTTGCAAAACGTAGAGTTATCAGGAATGCAGTTTACACTGCAATACGATCCGAGAGTACTTGAATTTACTGAAGTTCAATCCGCTTCCTGCAACATCAGTCAGGATAATTTAGGATTCATTTCACCAACAAAAGGTTACATAACTTTGAGCTGGAATACCCATGTTGATATCGACGTCAACAATGGTGACAAATTATTCACGCTCAAATTCAAGGCTCTTTCACAAGGTACTCTCTCAAATGCACTACAATTTAATTCGATAATCACTCCTGCGTTGGCTTTCAATGCAGCAGTAGAAGATATGGATCTTAAT
- a CDS encoding HYR domain-containing protein: MKNCFINHPIPKQFIQVSAFIFMLMFGYEFCNELKATPEDWPSTYGVELSFEDGSNFMQLSCKGQVQISVDQFGEALITPKMLLTDNHNNYGVFKVFVGQTGQNKVYCSDIGKYLTASVVDTTTGMSCWTQLIVEDKLPPSIVCRADTISCTLNPFEVNYSQFIFATDNCQSHAMALADMRLEQFNCLNSRYTMVMHLNWIATDQSGNSSTCSQDIYFKKASVDSILFPLNDTVYCPNPDLNATGVPTLFGDTVSHLCNLVATHTDDSIPVCGGMFKITRRWIVMDWCTRALRMHNQEILVSDTTAPVIVCPGDSILFTRYNSCNVSYTIPSFNATDVCSGTTGILTAVRVDSSFVAIPGSTITLSVGIHTMNYIAFDPCGNSDTCTALVEVRDRISPALICPPGLVVSLDPRGEIFVSAEFIAAQGLVHDNCCLDTVQIRRMTPACGRPQDTLYSDEVLFCCEDVGDTLMLVLKATDCSGNMNFCMIEIYVQDKNPVAPPVCPDPIVLSCWQDYTDLDLTGRYYVISSCLDSIESSYQDLVQIDSCKNGDIRRRFYITYPDGTVDSSCIQVITLLNNYRFDEADIIWPNDTIIPACVSRDPGQLQSEPEIPMDTCGSVYFSYTDLNIEFDPDSCELLKRVWFAYSACTGETANDTQHILLISLAHSKLSGPRDTTLGNGSGVCSRFITLQAATLSGCNTFATITNSFNNGGANASGVYPVGTTEVIFTAEDSCGVLRDTTTVIVVDLENPATVCRILFLNMNSNDSIKLTSRGLLDDYHDNCTASDDLLIAFSSSNFNDTCRYITCADLQTIPDTFFFTVFVKDSAGNIGSCIARVHVFDPTNFCTTAVRIGDVNGIIKTTQGAPMPGVLVNLGGLKDVRITDDQGQYLFERIVTNQPYMLNASYNKDWSFGISTQDIVMLQRHILGIEEFTNPYQWIAGDVDRNGRLTAADITWMRKLILGKVSDVPGNESWRFVDEKYSFKNMVNPLAEAIPEQIELKGFWQDTLINYRAIKTGDVSGEIRNVNSNLESRLRKFGLSIEDKVYSKGELVYLDLISEKSLIANGIQLHLYINPGYFEVYQTEILLQSDKTRLLSEEEFDYKDGHLKISVASDLEEFNWLEGNPVVKLVLRARRSGKISDGVIPGTALRNEIFQSTDVPTPILFRYIDGIQENPMISNWVADPNPFENQCRISFHSTSRGVGNFYVFDLTGKICMQQSIEMQKGNNTIVVDAKNLKEEGNYIYYFRSGEWVQQGNLIFMH, translated from the coding sequence ATGAAAAATTGTTTTATAAATCATCCCATCCCAAAGCAGTTTATCCAGGTATCTGCATTTATTTTTATGTTGATGTTTGGATATGAATTCTGTAATGAATTGAAGGCCACTCCGGAGGACTGGCCTTCAACTTACGGAGTTGAATTGAGTTTTGAAGATGGCAGCAATTTTATGCAACTTAGTTGTAAAGGGCAGGTCCAGATTTCTGTTGACCAGTTTGGCGAAGCTTTGATTACACCCAAGATGTTGCTTACCGACAATCACAATAATTATGGTGTATTTAAAGTATTTGTCGGACAGACTGGCCAAAATAAAGTTTATTGCTCGGATATAGGAAAATATCTGACAGCCAGCGTTGTCGATACTACTACGGGTATGAGTTGCTGGACTCAATTAATTGTTGAGGACAAATTACCTCCTTCGATTGTTTGCAGGGCAGATACCATATCCTGTACACTGAATCCATTTGAAGTCAATTATTCGCAATTTATTTTTGCCACCGATAATTGTCAATCCCATGCAATGGCTCTTGCAGATATGCGATTGGAACAGTTTAATTGTCTGAATTCCAGGTATACGATGGTCATGCATCTGAATTGGATAGCTACCGATCAATCTGGAAATTCAAGTACGTGCAGTCAGGATATTTATTTCAAAAAAGCCAGTGTGGATAGTATTTTGTTTCCATTAAATGATACAGTTTATTGTCCGAATCCAGATTTAAATGCAACAGGTGTACCAACTTTGTTTGGAGATACGGTAAGTCATTTATGCAATTTAGTGGCCACGCACACGGATGATTCCATACCTGTGTGTGGAGGTATGTTTAAAATAACGAGGAGATGGATTGTGATGGATTGGTGCACTCGTGCATTGCGCATGCACAATCAGGAAATTCTCGTCTCCGACACAACGGCCCCGGTAATTGTGTGTCCGGGAGATTCCATACTTTTTACCAGATATAATTCGTGTAATGTAAGTTATACAATACCATCATTTAATGCGACTGATGTTTGTAGCGGAACCACCGGAATATTAACAGCCGTTAGGGTAGATAGCTCATTTGTGGCCATACCGGGAAGTACGATTACTTTAAGTGTGGGTATCCACACCATGAATTACATTGCATTTGATCCTTGTGGAAATTCGGATACCTGTACGGCCTTAGTCGAAGTCAGAGACCGGATCAGTCCTGCGCTCATTTGTCCTCCCGGATTGGTAGTGTCACTTGATCCCAGGGGTGAAATTTTTGTGAGCGCAGAATTTATAGCTGCTCAAGGATTGGTGCACGATAACTGTTGTCTGGACACCGTTCAGATCAGGAGAATGACGCCTGCTTGTGGCAGGCCACAGGATACGCTTTATAGCGATGAAGTTTTGTTTTGTTGTGAGGATGTGGGCGATACGTTAATGCTTGTATTAAAAGCAACCGATTGCAGTGGCAATATGAATTTTTGCATGATTGAAATTTATGTTCAGGATAAAAATCCGGTAGCTCCTCCTGTTTGTCCGGACCCAATAGTATTGAGTTGTTGGCAGGATTATACAGATCTGGATCTGACAGGCAGGTATTACGTCATTTCATCATGTCTGGATTCTATTGAGAGTAGCTACCAGGATCTCGTTCAGATTGATAGTTGTAAAAATGGCGATATCAGAAGACGGTTTTACATTACGTATCCGGATGGGACGGTCGATAGCTCCTGCATTCAGGTTATTACACTATTAAATAATTACCGGTTTGATGAAGCAGATATCATTTGGCCCAACGATACGATCATTCCAGCTTGTGTGAGTCGCGATCCCGGACAACTTCAAAGTGAACCTGAAATACCTATGGACACTTGCGGGAGTGTATATTTTTCCTACACAGATTTGAATATTGAGTTTGATCCTGATAGTTGTGAGCTATTGAAAAGAGTATGGTTTGCGTATTCAGCATGTACAGGAGAAACTGCGAATGATACTCAGCATATTTTATTAATCAGTTTGGCACATTCTAAGCTATCAGGGCCGCGCGACACGACTTTAGGTAACGGGTCTGGAGTTTGTTCCCGTTTTATTACTTTGCAGGCAGCGACCTTAAGCGGCTGCAATACTTTTGCTACAATAACCAATTCCTTTAATAACGGAGGGGCAAACGCGAGTGGGGTATACCCAGTCGGAACAACCGAAGTTATATTTACAGCCGAAGATTCTTGTGGAGTTTTAAGGGATACTACAACGGTCATTGTTGTAGACCTTGAGAACCCTGCAACGGTGTGCAGAATACTCTTTTTAAACATGAATTCTAATGACAGCATTAAACTCACATCAAGAGGATTGTTGGACGATTATCACGATAATTGTACAGCTTCGGATGACCTTCTGATCGCCTTCTCTAGTTCAAACTTTAACGATACTTGCAGATACATTACATGTGCGGATCTTCAAACCATACCCGATACATTTTTCTTTACGGTTTTTGTAAAAGATTCCGCAGGTAACATTGGAAGTTGCATAGCCAGGGTCCATGTGTTTGATCCCACTAATTTTTGCACCACAGCAGTGAGAATTGGAGATGTGAATGGCATTATTAAAACAACACAGGGAGCACCGATGCCAGGGGTTTTGGTTAACCTGGGTGGTTTGAAGGATGTCAGAATCACAGATGACCAGGGACAATACTTGTTTGAAAGGATTGTCACAAATCAGCCGTACATGCTAAATGCAAGTTATAATAAAGATTGGAGCTTTGGAATCAGTACTCAGGATATTGTCATGTTGCAGCGACATATTTTGGGCATTGAAGAATTTACAAATCCTTATCAGTGGATTGCAGGCGATGTGGACAGAAATGGAAGATTGACTGCTGCAGATATTACATGGATGAGAAAACTCATTTTGGGAAAAGTAAGCGATGTGCCAGGGAATGAATCCTGGAGGTTTGTGGATGAAAAATACAGCTTTAAAAATATGGTGAATCCACTGGCTGAGGCAATTCCAGAGCAAATAGAATTGAAAGGATTCTGGCAAGACACGCTCATCAATTACCGGGCGATAAAAACTGGAGATGTGAGTGGAGAGATCCGCAATGTCAACAGTAATTTGGAAAGCCGTTTACGCAAGTTTGGTTTGAGTATAGAGGATAAAGTTTATTCGAAAGGCGAGTTGGTTTATTTGGATCTGATTTCCGAAAAGTCGCTGATTGCAAATGGGATTCAATTGCATTTGTATATCAACCCGGGCTACTTTGAGGTTTATCAGACTGAGATTCTTTTGCAGTCAGACAAAACCAGATTACTTTCTGAAGAAGAATTTGATTATAAAGATGGTCATCTAAAGATTTCAGTGGCTTCAGATTTAGAAGAATTTAATTGGCTGGAGGGCAATCCCGTTGTGAAATTAGTGCTAAGAGCACGACGCAGTGGCAAAATATCCGATGGGGTCATTCCGGGAACAGCATTGCGCAATGAAATTTTCCAATCGACGGATGTGCCTACACCTATATTATTTAGATACATAGATGGCATACAAGAAAATCCAATGATCAGCAATTGGGTTGCAGATCCCAATCCATTTGAAAATCAATGCAGGATCAGTTTTCATTCCACATCCAGGGGAGTTGGAAATTTCTATGTATTCGATTTAACGGGCAAAATATGTATGCAACAGTCCATTGAAATGCAAAAGGGAAATAATACCATAGTTGTTGATGCAAAGAACTTGAAGGAAGAAGGAAATTACATTTATTATTTCCGAAGCGGTGAATGGGTACAGCAGGGTAACCTGATATTCATGCATTAA